One window of Prochlorococcus marinus XMU1408 genomic DNA carries:
- a CDS encoding CobW family GTP-binding protein, protein MSTKQKVPVTILTGFLGSGKTTLLNRILSEEHGKKIAVIENEYGEVGIDQGLVINADEEVFEMSNGCICCTVRGDLIRVLGNLMKRRDKFDYVLVETTGLADPGPVAQTFFMDDEIRDEFSLDGIVTLVDAAHIEQQLGRSDESSEQVAFADVLVLNKTDLVSDESLDNLESRLRDMNRMARVIRSKQADVSIDTVLNLSAFDLDQVLQRRPTFLEPEYPFEWTGVFTLEEGRYELTLEEGPDPTMSLVLLLDQGKDETSLNSGAESCVRLYAEPEQPLEPGNIVPVGKHVSLQLQSSGTKSFPIDVDKARNIGLFTQHTAEEFSLKITKVKNSTTEDNNSDQNFSEISPAAERVWVAEHEHDDEVGSIAIERVGDVDPEKLNRWLSRLLSEKGVDIFRTKGFISYEGESRRIVFQGVHMLFTAQPDKEWGNEPRRNQLVFIGRNLDEAEMIREFDKCLV, encoded by the coding sequence ATGAGCACCAAGCAAAAAGTACCGGTGACTATACTGACTGGTTTTCTAGGATCTGGCAAAACGACTCTACTTAATCGAATTCTAAGCGAAGAACACGGTAAAAAAATAGCTGTTATTGAAAATGAATATGGTGAAGTTGGTATTGATCAAGGATTAGTAATCAATGCTGATGAAGAGGTCTTCGAGATGTCTAATGGTTGCATCTGCTGCACAGTACGTGGAGATTTAATTCGTGTACTAGGAAACCTCATGAAGAGGCGAGACAAATTTGACTATGTATTAGTTGAAACTACTGGCCTTGCTGATCCTGGTCCTGTAGCTCAGACATTCTTCATGGACGATGAAATCCGTGATGAGTTTTCACTCGATGGTATAGTCACACTTGTAGACGCAGCCCATATAGAACAACAACTTGGTCGAAGTGATGAAAGTTCGGAGCAAGTTGCTTTCGCTGACGTCCTTGTTCTAAATAAAACTGATCTAGTTTCAGATGAATCACTCGACAATTTAGAGTCAAGGCTACGCGATATGAATCGTATGGCTCGTGTGATACGCAGTAAGCAAGCAGACGTCTCAATTGATACTGTTCTAAATCTAAGTGCTTTTGATCTAGATCAAGTACTTCAGCGTCGTCCAACTTTTCTGGAACCAGAATATCCATTTGAGTGGACCGGCGTGTTTACACTTGAAGAAGGTCGCTATGAACTTACTCTCGAAGAAGGACCAGACCCTACCATGTCTCTTGTCCTGTTATTAGACCAAGGCAAGGATGAGACATCTCTCAACTCAGGTGCTGAATCATGCGTAAGACTATATGCTGAACCAGAACAACCTTTGGAGCCAGGCAACATAGTCCCCGTGGGGAAGCATGTGAGCCTTCAACTTCAGTCTTCAGGTACTAAGTCTTTCCCTATAGACGTTGACAAGGCAAGGAATATAGGTCTATTCACTCAACATACAGCAGAGGAATTCAGTTTAAAAATAACTAAAGTAAAAAACTCAACTACTGAAGATAACAATAGTGATCAAAATTTTTCAGAGATTTCTCCAGCAGCTGAACGAGTTTGGGTAGCAGAGCACGAACATGATGACGAAGTGGGCTCTATTGCTATCGAGCGAGTAGGAGATGTAGATCCAGAGAAACTAAATAGGTGGTTAAGCAGGCTCCTCTCAGAAAAAGGGGTGGATATATTCCGCACGAAAGGATTCATTAGCTATGAGGGAGAGTCACGGCGAATAGTTTTTCAAGGAGTACATATGCTCTTCACCGCCCAACCTGATAAAGAGTGGGGCAATGAACCTCGCCGTAACCAACTCGTCTTTATCGGTAGAAATCTTGATGAAGCAGAAATGATTAGGGAGTTTGACAAATGTCTGGTATAG
- a CDS encoding WD40 repeat domain-containing protein has translation MSGIEAFSPKGMLHEGWSTQVDDYAIVCGWALEGKTFLVGDVAGGLYAFEGKSGKLIWQVKDTHKGGLLAMSIHPDGNTFATAGQDGNVYIWESQEGKSTKNLELGKGWVEHIKWSQDGKFLAVVFTKYVYVFDEKGQEHWKSEEHPSTVSAIAWSNSNELATACYGQVTFFDVVSDNVNQKLEWRGSLVSMVLSPDGDIVACGSQDNSVHFWRRSTDEDSEMTGYPGKPSHLAFDQTGTVLATGGSDRVTVWSFQGNGPEGTVPGELMLHTEPISCLAFSHSGMLLASGARDGSVFSWFLQKDGQGDPVGGAFVGNLVSQIAWHPDDSALAAINANGGITVWEFKVRSKTTPQ, from the coding sequence ATGTCTGGTATAGAAGCATTTAGTCCCAAGGGAATGCTTCATGAAGGTTGGTCTACTCAAGTTGACGACTATGCGATTGTCTGCGGCTGGGCACTAGAAGGTAAAACTTTTTTAGTGGGTGATGTCGCTGGTGGGCTTTACGCTTTTGAGGGGAAATCTGGAAAGCTCATTTGGCAAGTAAAAGACACACATAAAGGTGGCTTACTAGCAATGTCTATTCATCCAGATGGAAATACTTTTGCGACTGCTGGCCAGGATGGAAATGTGTATATATGGGAAAGTCAAGAAGGGAAATCAACTAAAAATTTAGAACTTGGGAAAGGATGGGTTGAGCACATCAAGTGGTCCCAAGACGGAAAATTCTTAGCAGTAGTTTTTACTAAGTATGTTTATGTTTTTGATGAAAAAGGTCAAGAGCACTGGAAATCAGAGGAACATCCCAGTACTGTCAGCGCGATTGCTTGGTCTAATTCAAATGAGTTAGCAACAGCATGCTATGGCCAAGTCACTTTTTTTGATGTCGTTAGCGACAACGTCAATCAAAAGTTGGAATGGAGAGGTTCACTGGTATCTATGGTGCTTAGTCCAGATGGAGACATAGTGGCATGCGGCAGTCAGGATAATTCTGTTCATTTCTGGCGTCGTTCAACTGATGAAGATTCAGAGATGACAGGATATCCAGGCAAACCAAGCCACCTAGCTTTTGATCAAACTGGTACAGTTCTAGCTACCGGGGGTAGTGATCGAGTAACAGTTTGGAGTTTTCAAGGCAATGGTCCTGAGGGCACTGTGCCAGGCGAGCTAATGCTTCATACGGAACCAATTTCTTGCCTTGCTTTCTCACATAGCGGAATGCTTCTAGCTTCTGGTGCAAGAGATGGTTCGGTTTTTTCTTGGTTTCTCCAAAAAGATGGTCAGGGTGATCCAGTTGGTGGTGCATTTGTAGGTAACCTTGTAAGCCAAATCGCTTGGCATCCTGATGACAGTGCCTTGGCTGCAATAAATGCAAATGGAGGAATTACGGTTTGGGAATTTAAGGTTCGGAGCAAAACAACACCTCAATAA
- a CDS encoding 2OG-Fe(II) oxygenase, producing MNLIASYRNKGFESVADGVMSFFDRRTDLHRNGIAFNSGANNDSEPAKISTDISLVAIDRTDPESFALSEVIIRGVNAGLQKYLQERPLFSECAPEKSLFVNPIFNLQRYAPGEGFKKWHCDWTISEEATEPVHRVLAWILYCNDVDSGGTEFHWQKYHESAERGKLIIFPAGLTHIHRGRVNKTQPKTIATGWINAGSQDSYISRLAS from the coding sequence ATGAATTTAATAGCTAGTTATAGAAATAAAGGTTTTGAATCTGTTGCAGATGGTGTGATGTCATTTTTCGATCGTCGCACAGACTTGCATCGCAATGGAATCGCCTTCAATAGTGGGGCAAATAATGATTCAGAGCCTGCAAAAATTTCTACTGATATCAGCCTTGTAGCAATAGATCGAACTGATCCAGAATCATTTGCTTTGTCTGAAGTTATAATAAGAGGAGTCAATGCTGGCCTTCAAAAATACCTTCAAGAGCGACCACTTTTTAGCGAATGCGCTCCAGAAAAATCTCTCTTTGTTAATCCCATTTTTAACTTACAGCGTTATGCTCCTGGGGAAGGGTTTAAGAAATGGCACTGTGACTGGACTATTAGCGAAGAAGCAACCGAACCAGTTCATAGAGTTTTAGCCTGGATTCTGTATTGCAATGATGTTGATTCAGGAGGTACAGAATTTCACTGGCAGAAATATCATGAATCAGCTGAACGAGGAAAACTGATTATCTTCCCTGCAGGACTCACACATATTCATAGAGGCAGAGTCAACAAAACTCAGCCAAAAACAATTGCAACGGGATGGATAAATGCTGGCTCTCAAGATTCATACATTTCTAGACTTGCTAGTTAG
- a CDS encoding hemagglutinin, producing the protein MELNFIPVNIFRETPEVTFLDASVKNSNGSDVVIHRGGATSPPDLNGFEQYYVHHHQIDNNLVLEGDRTFTLLNPAWDEPHHIIYLHRFMGALQIPIGTFHRSISGKDGSIVINQAIRDERFEPSTEFDPISIEKRPDLKKAKSIDPIIWLWKDGKIKRIKDSLFLKVA; encoded by the coding sequence ATGGAACTCAATTTTATACCCGTTAATATATTTCGAGAGACTCCTGAGGTAACATTTTTAGATGCCAGTGTTAAAAACTCAAATGGCAGTGATGTTGTTATTCATAGAGGCGGAGCAACCTCACCACCTGATCTAAATGGCTTTGAGCAATATTATGTTCACCATCATCAAATAGACAATAATCTGGTGCTGGAGGGAGACAGAACTTTCACACTTCTAAATCCTGCTTGGGACGAACCTCATCACATAATCTATCTCCACAGATTTATGGGTGCACTACAAATTCCAATAGGCACATTTCACAGATCAATATCTGGAAAAGATGGAAGTATCGTTATCAACCAGGCAATTAGAGATGAACGATTTGAACCTTCCACCGAATTTGATCCAATAAGCATTGAAAAAAGACCTGATCTAAAAAAAGCAAAATCTATAGATCCTATTATTTGGTTATGGAAAGATGGAAAAATTAAAAGAATAAAAGATTCATTATTTTTGAAGGTAGCTTAA
- the urtE gene encoding urea ABC transporter ATP-binding subunit UrtE, with protein MTMLQVKGLNTYYGESHILRDVDMNINQGEMICLIGRNGVGKTTLLKSLIGLLTPRRGEIIFNGDFVNRKPPHQRARSGMAYVPQGREIIPYLTVEENLQLGLEALPGGLSKHNKIDELVYELFPVLKQFLARKGGDLSGGQQQQLAIARALLGKPKLLLLDEPTEGIQPNIVQDIESAVKRIIRETGIGVLLVEQHLHFVRQADRYYAMQRGGIVANGPTSDLSKAVVEKFLSV; from the coding sequence ATGACTATGCTTCAGGTGAAAGGGTTGAACACCTACTATGGAGAGAGTCATATCCTTCGAGATGTTGATATGAATATCAATCAAGGTGAGATGATTTGTCTTATAGGTCGAAATGGTGTAGGTAAAACAACTCTCCTAAAATCTTTAATTGGTTTATTAACTCCACGGCGTGGAGAGATTATTTTTAATGGAGATTTTGTAAATAGAAAGCCTCCTCATCAAAGAGCTAGGTCTGGAATGGCTTATGTCCCTCAAGGACGAGAAATAATACCTTATTTAACCGTAGAGGAAAATCTTCAACTTGGATTGGAAGCTTTACCAGGAGGCTTGTCAAAGCATAATAAGATTGATGAACTTGTATATGAACTTTTTCCAGTTTTAAAACAGTTTCTAGCTCGTAAAGGAGGAGATTTAAGTGGAGGGCAACAGCAACAACTTGCAATCGCGCGAGCATTACTTGGAAAACCGAAGTTACTTCTACTTGATGAACCAACTGAAGGTATACAACCTAATATCGTTCAAGATATTGAGTCAGCAGTTAAAAGGATAATTCGGGAAACTGGTATTGGAGTTCTATTGGTAGAGCAACATCTGCATTTTGTTAGACAAGCAGATCGTTATTATGCAATGCAACGTGGTGGGATAGTAGCTAATGGTCCAACTAGTGATTTAAGTAAAGCAGTAGTAGAAAAGTTTCTTAGTGTTTAA
- the urtD gene encoding urea ABC transporter ATP-binding protein UrtD translates to MTSPLLELKKISVSFEGFLALRDLDLVLNKGDLRAVIGPNGAGKTTFLDVITGKVLPTQGDVIFKEKSLIGQKEFRIARKGIGRKFQSPRVFENLSVQENLALAVSRNKTPLSLLLTRLKVKNLEEIQRLMSIVNLQTKANIRAGALSHGQKQWLEIAMLVGQDPDLLLVDEPVAGLTDEETDLTADLLKSLAGDHTVLVIDHDMEFIRRLDCPVSVLHQGHVLKEGSMSEIQKDPLVIEVYLGKSEEEEE, encoded by the coding sequence ATGACATCTCCATTACTAGAGCTGAAAAAAATTTCAGTTAGTTTTGAAGGATTTCTTGCTCTAAGAGATCTTGATCTGGTTTTAAATAAAGGTGATCTCAGAGCAGTTATTGGGCCTAATGGTGCAGGTAAAACAACATTTTTAGATGTAATCACTGGAAAAGTATTGCCGACGCAAGGTGATGTAATTTTTAAAGAAAAATCTTTGATTGGTCAAAAAGAGTTTCGTATAGCGCGTAAGGGGATTGGTAGGAAATTTCAAAGTCCAAGGGTTTTTGAAAATTTATCAGTACAAGAAAATCTGGCTCTAGCAGTTAGTAGAAATAAAACACCTTTATCATTGTTATTGACTCGTTTAAAGGTTAAGAATTTAGAGGAAATTCAACGCTTAATGAGTATTGTCAACCTTCAAACCAAAGCAAATATTAGGGCAGGAGCCCTCTCTCACGGTCAAAAACAATGGCTTGAGATAGCGATGCTGGTTGGACAGGATCCTGATCTTTTACTTGTTGATGAACCTGTAGCTGGCTTGACTGATGAAGAAACAGATTTAACAGCTGATCTTCTTAAATCTTTAGCAGGCGATCATACTGTTTTAGTCATTGATCATGATATGGAGTTTATTCGTAGACTTGATTGTCCTGTTAGTGTTTTACATCAAGGACATGTATTGAAAGAGGGATCTATGAGCGAAATACAAAAAGATCCTCTAGTGATAGAGGTTTATTTAGGAAAGTCTGAGGAGGAAGAAGAATGA
- the urtC gene encoding urea ABC transporter permease subunit UrtC, translated as MNIFSTKKSWINLTIWVVIIALIIATPSFLPVFRLNLLGRYLSLAIVALGVDLIWGFTGMLSLGQGIFFALGGYCAAMFLQLNSSGEFPNGIPEFFGLYGVEKLPFFWEPFKSSIFTLISIWLLPAIIAGLLGYLVFRNRIKGVYFSILTQAALLVFFNFFNGQQKLINGTNGLKTDVTQLFGQMVGSEIMQRWFFWISAIFVILAWFFARWIVRDRFGNILIGIRDDEPRVRFTGYNPVIFKTIIFSIAGGLAGISGALYTVQSGIVSPQFMTVPFSIEMVIWVAVGGRGTLLGAILGAVFINYAKSLVSEALPASWMFIQGGLFILVVTALPEGVLGWIKKGGLRKLLFLIGINKKLETYPSLEINEQGEVKS; from the coding sequence ATGAATATTTTTTCTACAAAAAAAAGTTGGATTAACTTAACTATTTGGGTGGTAATTATTGCCTTAATTATTGCTACACCCTCATTTCTTCCTGTTTTTAGATTAAATCTCTTAGGTAGATATCTATCTCTTGCAATAGTTGCGCTTGGAGTTGATTTGATTTGGGGATTTACTGGCATGTTGAGCTTAGGTCAAGGAATCTTTTTTGCTTTAGGAGGATATTGTGCCGCGATGTTCCTCCAATTGAATAGTTCAGGAGAATTTCCAAATGGTATACCAGAGTTTTTTGGATTATATGGAGTCGAAAAACTTCCATTTTTCTGGGAACCTTTTAAAAGTTCAATTTTTACTCTTATTTCCATTTGGTTGCTTCCCGCAATAATCGCTGGTCTTCTTGGTTATTTAGTTTTTAGAAATAGAATAAAAGGTGTTTATTTTTCAATTCTTACACAAGCAGCTCTTTTGGTTTTTTTCAATTTTTTTAATGGACAACAGAAATTGATTAATGGAACAAATGGTTTAAAAACAGATGTGACTCAACTTTTTGGACAAATGGTAGGTTCAGAAATTATGCAAAGATGGTTCTTTTGGATATCGGCGATTTTCGTAATACTTGCATGGTTTTTTGCTAGGTGGATTGTTCGAGATAGATTCGGAAATATCCTCATTGGAATAAGAGATGATGAACCAAGAGTTCGTTTTACTGGATATAACCCAGTAATTTTTAAAACAATAATCTTCTCAATAGCAGGTGGATTAGCTGGCATCTCAGGAGCTTTGTATACAGTTCAATCTGGAATAGTTTCACCTCAGTTTATGACTGTTCCTTTCTCTATAGAAATGGTTATTTGGGTTGCCGTGGGGGGCAGAGGAACTTTGCTAGGAGCAATCCTTGGTGCAGTGTTTATTAATTATGCAAAAAGTTTAGTTAGTGAAGCATTGCCAGCCAGCTGGATGTTTATTCAGGGTGGATTGTTTATTCTTGTTGTAACTGCTCTACCAGAAGGAGTTTTAGGATGGATTAAAAAAGGTGGTCTAAGGAAATTACTTTTCTTAATTGGTATTAATAAAAAACTGGAGACTTATCCAAGTCTTGAAATTAATGAACAAGGTGAGGTTAAGTCATGA
- the urtB gene encoding urea ABC transporter permease subunit UrtB, with protein MQLILESLFNGVAIGSVLLVAALGLAIVFGLMGVINLAHGELMMLGAYSTYITQLIFKQVSFLKPFYDSYVIVAIGIAFLVSGTVGILLERTVIRRLYGSPLETLLATWGVSLILQQFVRSVPLAYGSGLVIALFFGLFAPLFISDDLLQGAKGKLIRASTWGFSALLGVATGGILSSLVSKLSRASARNVDVTAPSWMRGGIDFVGITFPKTRLLIILITLISVLVVIFFLDKTAWGMRIRAVTQNRPMSDCLGISTETVDIITFGIGSGLAGVAGVAVSLLGSVGPNVGGNYIVGCFMVVVLGGVGNLLGTMLASFSIGIMTDLIGAGRLLTIWPEMPSPLYSTIDFFATTSMARVMIFALIVIFLQFRPTGMFPQKGRMVES; from the coding sequence GTGCAACTTATTCTTGAAAGCCTCTTTAATGGCGTTGCTATTGGCTCAGTTTTGCTTGTCGCAGCACTGGGACTGGCAATTGTCTTTGGATTAATGGGTGTCATCAATCTGGCTCATGGTGAACTGATGATGCTTGGAGCTTATTCAACATACATAACCCAATTAATTTTCAAACAAGTTTCTTTTTTAAAACCTTTTTATGATTCATATGTAATTGTTGCTATTGGGATTGCTTTTTTAGTTAGTGGAACAGTTGGCATTCTTTTAGAACGAACAGTAATTAGACGTCTCTATGGAAGTCCGCTCGAAACTCTTCTAGCGACATGGGGAGTTAGCCTCATACTTCAACAATTTGTCAGAAGTGTTCCCCTAGCCTATGGAAGTGGACTGGTAATAGCACTTTTCTTTGGCTTGTTTGCACCATTATTTATTTCGGATGACTTACTTCAGGGTGCAAAAGGTAAATTAATAAGGGCCTCAACTTGGGGATTCTCAGCATTATTAGGTGTCGCAACAGGAGGGATTCTATCGTCTTTAGTAAGTAAACTTAGTCGCGCTAGCGCAAGAAATGTTGATGTTACAGCTCCTTCTTGGATGAGAGGGGGAATTGATTTTGTTGGTATTACGTTCCCTAAAACTCGTCTTTTAATAATCCTTATTACCTTAATATCTGTTTTAGTAGTGATTTTCTTTCTTGATAAAACAGCGTGGGGAATGAGAATTCGAGCGGTAACTCAAAATAGACCTATGAGTGATTGTCTAGGTATATCAACAGAAACAGTAGATATTATTACTTTTGGAATTGGTTCTGGTTTGGCTGGTGTCGCAGGAGTGGCGGTTTCACTCCTTGGCTCAGTGGGGCCAAATGTTGGTGGGAATTATATTGTGGGATGTTTTATGGTTGTCGTTCTTGGGGGAGTAGGAAATTTATTAGGAACAATGCTTGCTTCTTTCTCTATTGGAATAATGACAGACTTGATAGGAGCAGGAAGACTACTTACCATTTGGCCTGAGATGCCATCGCCTCTTTATTCAACAATCGATTTTTTCGCGACAACAAGCATGGCTAGAGTAATGATATTTGCTCTAATAGTCATATTCCTTCAATTTAGACCAACTGGGATGTTCCCCCAAAAAGGAAGAATGGTGGAGTCTTGA
- the urtA gene encoding urea ABC transporter substrate-binding protein, translating to MKLSKRIFAGLATASLAVTVTACGGSDSSGNFDDTVTVGILHSLSGTMAISESTLVDTEKMAIEEINAAGGVTVDGKSYKIEYIVEDGASDWPTFAEKSKKLIDQDGVPVVFGGWTSASRKAMLPVYESKDAFLYYPIQYEAQECSNNIFYTGATPNQQSEPATDFMYKRSPAAGGDFFLVGSDYVFPRTSNTITKAQVKQLGGKVVGEDYLPLGNTEVAPIISKIKVALPNGGIIINTLNGDQNVAFFKQIQDAGITPSNGYYVMNYSIAEEEISTIGPEFLEGHYGAWNYMMSIDTPASKKFAKSFKKRWGNDRVVADPQESAYNMVYLWKQAVEDAGTFDDNAVREALVGQTFDAPQGPVEVMPNHHLSQTVRIGEINSEGGFTILEETGVVEPQAWNQKHPSSKGYACDWTDPKKGEKYRL from the coding sequence ATGAAGCTTTCAAAGCGTATTTTTGCAGGTTTAGCTACTGCCTCATTGGCCGTAACTGTAACTGCTTGTGGTGGATCAGATTCCTCTGGCAACTTTGATGACACCGTAACTGTTGGAATTCTCCATTCTCTATCAGGGACAATGGCAATCTCCGAATCAACTCTTGTTGATACAGAGAAAATGGCTATTGAGGAGATCAATGCAGCTGGTGGTGTAACTGTCGATGGTAAAAGCTATAAAATTGAGTACATCGTTGAAGATGGTGCCTCTGACTGGCCTACTTTTGCTGAGAAGTCTAAGAAGTTAATTGATCAGGATGGAGTACCAGTCGTTTTTGGTGGCTGGACATCTGCAAGTCGTAAGGCAATGCTTCCGGTTTATGAATCTAAAGATGCATTCCTTTACTACCCAATTCAATATGAAGCTCAAGAGTGCTCAAATAATATTTTCTACACCGGAGCGACTCCTAATCAGCAATCCGAGCCTGCTACAGATTTCATGTACAAGCGCTCGCCAGCTGCTGGAGGAGATTTCTTCTTAGTTGGTTCTGATTATGTTTTCCCAAGAACTTCTAATACAATTACTAAAGCTCAAGTTAAGCAACTTGGCGGAAAAGTTGTTGGCGAAGATTACCTTCCTTTGGGTAACACAGAGGTAGCACCTATTATTTCCAAGATAAAAGTTGCTCTTCCTAATGGAGGAATAATTATTAACACATTGAATGGTGACCAAAACGTTGCTTTCTTCAAGCAAATCCAGGACGCAGGCATTACTCCTTCTAATGGTTACTACGTAATGAACTACTCCATTGCGGAAGAAGAGATTAGTACTATTGGACCTGAGTTCCTTGAGGGCCATTATGGTGCTTGGAACTACATGATGTCTATTGATACACCAGCTTCTAAGAAATTTGCTAAGAGCTTTAAGAAGAGATGGGGTAACGATCGTGTTGTCGCTGATCCTCAAGAATCTGCTTATAACATGGTTTATCTATGGAAGCAGGCAGTAGAAGACGCTGGCACATTTGATGACAATGCTGTTAGAGAAGCTTTGGTTGGTCAGACATTCGATGCTCCGCAAGGACCAGTAGAAGTGATGCCTAATCATCATCTATCTCAAACAGTGAGAATCGGTGAAATTAACTCAGAAGGTGGATTTACAATTCTCGAAGAAACAGGAGTAGTCGAACCACAAGCATGGAACCAAAAACATCCAAGTTCTAAAGGTTATGCTTGTGATTGGACTGATCCTAAGAAAGGTGAAAAATACAGATTATGA
- the ureG gene encoding urease accessory protein UreG yields the protein MESKLRVGIAGPVGSGKTAIIQRLCENLKDKLEIAVVTNDIYTQEDAKFLTNSKALAPERIKGVETGGCPHTAIREDCSINRIAVEELEQKFENLDLVFVESGGDNLAASFSPELVDLCIYIIDVAAGDKIPRKGGPGITRSDLLVINKIDLAEMVGASLKVMERDTLLMRRDLPWCFTNTKTGEGLNIIEAFLCNQIQNF from the coding sequence ATGGAAAGTAAATTAAGGGTTGGAATAGCCGGTCCAGTTGGATCTGGTAAAACGGCTATTATTCAGAGACTATGTGAAAATCTTAAAGATAAATTAGAGATCGCCGTAGTAACAAATGATATATATACGCAAGAAGATGCAAAATTTTTGACTAATTCAAAAGCTTTAGCGCCAGAACGTATTAAAGGAGTTGAAACTGGAGGATGCCCACATACAGCAATAAGAGAAGATTGTTCTATAAATCGCATTGCTGTTGAAGAGCTAGAACAGAAATTTGAAAATCTAGATTTAGTTTTTGTTGAAAGTGGTGGTGATAATCTTGCTGCAAGCTTTAGTCCTGAGTTAGTAGATTTATGTATTTATATAATTGATGTTGCAGCTGGAGATAAGATTCCAAGGAAAGGAGGACCTGGGATAACACGCTCAGATTTATTAGTGATCAATAAGATTGATCTTGCTGAAATGGTAGGTGCAAGTTTGAAAGTGATGGAGAGAGACACCTTGTTGATGAGGCGAGATCTTCCATGGTGCTTTACAAATACCAAGACAGGAGAGGGACTTAATATCATCGAAGCTTTTTTGTGTAATCAAATACAAAACTTTTGA
- a CDS encoding urease accessory protein UreF yields the protein MKLEFLQLISPSLPVGAFSYSEGLEWLVQNKKVYDEISLFNWIESELSRGQITIEASSIAHIMEDLVDWRDKKDDKYKSLIEEWNSWLISLRDSPELRSQQTQMGESLLQLLIDLDYPLPNNEKKFIWPIAWAWAGVCWDIPQIDLVEGFLYSWVANQLSAALRLLSLGPTKAQQLQKKSLKLIKSQASYLLKKNPKEIWVGDVGAIMAQQSHVELYSRLFRS from the coding sequence ATGAAACTTGAATTTTTACAATTAATAAGTCCATCATTACCAGTTGGAGCTTTTAGTTACTCAGAGGGATTGGAGTGGCTTGTTCAAAATAAAAAAGTATATGACGAGATCAGTCTTTTCAATTGGATTGAAAGTGAACTGTCTAGGGGGCAAATAACAATTGAGGCAAGCTCAATTGCACACATCATGGAAGATTTAGTTGATTGGAGGGATAAGAAAGATGATAAATATAAGTCCCTTATTGAAGAGTGGAATTCTTGGCTTATTTCGCTAAGAGATTCTCCAGAGCTTAGATCTCAACAAACACAAATGGGTGAATCTCTTTTACAGCTTCTTATTGATCTTGATTACCCTCTTCCTAATAATGAAAAGAAATTTATATGGCCGATAGCATGGGCTTGGGCTGGAGTCTGCTGGGATATACCTCAAATTGATTTAGTGGAGGGGTTTTTATATAGTTGGGTTGCTAATCAATTAAGTGCAGCGTTGAGACTATTGTCATTAGGGCCAACAAAAGCTCAACAGCTTCAAAAGAAATCTCTAAAACTTATTAAGTCTCAAGCAAGTTACTTATTGAAAAAGAATCCCAAAGAAATTTGGGTTGGCGATGTCGGCGCTATCATGGCTCAACAGTCGCATGTAGAACTTTATTCAAGATTATTCAGAAGCTAA
- the ureE gene encoding urease accessory protein UreE encodes MLHESIYLTERISARGIEHCLVLPLSAKERTQLRGKRSTLDGIDVILNLPRGGGRLIPGEVLKSENSQVFVSIEAAQEDVIRISSENRLQLLKAAYHLGNRHVEIELHDKELYLLNDVVMKKMLERQGFVIERFKRPFSPEIGAYE; translated from the coding sequence TTGTTACACGAATCAATCTATCTCACTGAGAGAATTAGTGCTCGAGGTATAGAACATTGTCTTGTACTTCCTTTGTCTGCAAAAGAGAGGACTCAGCTTCGTGGAAAGCGATCAACTTTAGATGGGATTGATGTTATTTTAAATTTGCCTAGAGGAGGAGGTAGGTTGATACCTGGAGAGGTATTGAAAAGTGAAAATTCACAGGTTTTTGTGAGCATCGAGGCTGCTCAAGAAGATGTAATAAGAATTAGCTCAGAAAATAGATTGCAATTGTTAAAAGCTGCTTATCATTTAGGTAATAGACATGTTGAGATTGAGTTGCATGATAAAGAGTTATATTTACTCAATGATGTAGTTATGAAAAAGATGTTAGAGAGACAAGGTTTTGTAATAGAACGTTTTAAAAGACCTTTTTCTCCTGAGATTGGAGCTTATGAGTAG